The nucleotide sequence TTCTCTGACTGCTGGACTGTCGATAAGATGaatactgtaaaaaaaaaaatttattgttaacATTTGTTGTTCATTGCTGTAATATATAGTCAATGCTAATGGCATTGTCATTATAATTATTTGTCTATGCTTAATGTTGAGTAGTATAAGCATACAATTTTCGTATGGCTATTTCTTTGTTGTAAGTCCTAGCATATACTAGAACATAAGTGCTATACCGGTACCAACAAGTATATTTGCTGATTAATTCGCATTATTAAATTTGCCTCACTGCTTAAATTGTTCCTAATGTGacttatttcaacaaaatcttcGATATTCTTTTCGCTCTCACCCGAATATTAGTGACTTACCCAAGATTTGTAAACTACTATTGTattttccttttgtggttgttGGGAATTCCCCTCGAGTTGTCGCAGCTCTGCCGCGTCATgttattcatcatttttctttgttgttcCTGTGCTCATTTGAGCATGACATTAATACGCGCAAATGATTTATCCAATTCTATTCGCTTGACTGATTCTCTcgttttgtttatttcatttcatgttATTCGACTGCTCGCTTTACTGATTCTCTCGTTTTGATTGTATTTCCCAAATTGTATTCActctattttcaaaaattaattatttcatgttattGACGTCTTCTGCTTATCTTAGCAAAcacggtgtcgctgacacgatgactttaTTAGTCTCTCGCGGTTCCTCGTCAATTGCGCAAATATTGTATTCcagtatattttaattgatgttttgttatatattttgatcaattttgtttgtacaatatttcatgcacgacgaaaataaaaatctgaatctgaaaaatCTGAATCTCTGTAAATGGGTATGTCCTACACACTGACACAGGTTGGTGGGAATTCCTTTAAACCCGTGCTGACATCAGCATTTAGCACACTTCTATTGGTTTGATTAAGTCTGACAGTATATTACCATGAAATTTAGGATGATTTTACTATAGTCTACTTTTGTCaataattttgccattttttgtCCAACTCCTGAATTCACGCCAAATTTGGAATATGGGTTTATTACATCTGTACTGTACCTTAATGTCATTCTCGGCACATGCATATAATTTTCTCGTCGGTAGGAACATTTATCTGTCTTGAATGCCCTATTTTATGTAGTACGATCACTATAACTTCATGCTTAATTTAAATAATCAGTATAATTGTAAAATTCATTTTGATTATGGGAATACCGTACGTTGATAATGATGATAACAATGTTCATCATGAATTCTTTTGTGGATATATAACAATTAATGTAATGAGTGTAAAACGAGTTAACATTGAGCCATTatcataatatttcatttatgatctttttttatttaaaaaaaatacatatatgggccattccaagcaaaagttgaattccatcaattttttaaaaagtgtagtgaaggtaattttttttaatttttgatatcaaaagacattggaattttattggactgcattcatttcatcgaacaatttaaaatttcacccaggtttttgatggtttaaaaaaaaaggcctgaaatgtagaaaattTGGTATAATTGgcatattttgtgatgaatcccgacacaaagtgtttgattgtgtggtacagttatttcatatggaattgacgcactggatttaagttattaaagtttgaatgtttgcagtgctgtagaacatttcttcacccatttaacgatttattaccagaattttaagagatgatagatgccgctattccgaagtggaaaaatgtcctgtagtgtcacgtcctgtagtgtcacatacaatatgcacattattggcatggatttacagtgttacattaagtaacttgagcaacacatagaggggtagttcagctactgcaccagaaaatattatgggctcctactgtaccatcgcaaaaatttacagcgcaacacaacgtactgttagtgcatggtggatttgccgtcctgtagtgtcacgctatattttttgtatctactaagtaagtcttgcgtgtaacttttgtgcaattttttacatattcaataaagcaactgattggacaatgaaacaaaacatgtagctgaaaatgtgaaaatatattgaatttaacaacatgcaaaatttctagaattgtcctgtagtgtcacttggaatagcccatatatCTAACTGCGGATAAAGTGTGTGTGTGAAGACTATGAATGTTGAGCAGAGGTTCTCAAGCTTTCATTATGCAGTTATGGCCTTCTTTCAAGACTTGTGTGCTGTTTTATAAATTACCCAGTCTTGCTTTTAAGTTCTTTTATGCACCAGGTTTATTAATGGAAATCCAACAAGTAAATGTCAATTTACTGAAGTAAATGTCAGCAATTTAGTTCTCCTGAATGGCATAGAGCAGTAAAGGGGAGGCCTTTGCTTGTGGTCCCCAAAGAGCCAACTTATGGGCTTATCTCGGGGGCCCAGTTTGATTAGCCTGGTCAAGGATTTCGTATCAGTGGCCAAttaattttgcccacctagactggctgGCCATGGAAGTGTGAAGTAAAAAGTTGCATTTCAActaaaatatttacagtgttacagtTTCAAGGACGAAAACGATAATCCTcaaaatttaatcgcaatcacAACAAATCCCAAAACAATAATCCTCTAGTCaaaaatttaatcgcaatcacAACAAATTCCATgagttatttttatataacGCCCTAAAAACgtctaaatttggttttagtttggttgttaCTGCATCAGGGGGTAGGCCAGATCGAATTGACTGTCGAGAAGACTGTTTTCACAGTGGTATTCAACGTCCTTGACTCTTGATTAATTCTCCTTTTTCTATAACAGAAGTTACTGGAACTAGGGTATAGTGTATTTTAATGATATAGGTTTGGATCAATCTCGTAGAGATGAGTAAGGGCATTGTGGATTTGATACGTCGCCAGGTTCGACCATTCCAGGAGTTTTTTAAGCTTGCCGAATTCACGAAGGCTCAAGACAATGGATATTTTCCAAGGATTAGAGGATTCTTTGTGACTGTTGCTAGGTGAGTGTGGTTTAATTTTGTTCACAGAACGTGTAATGAATGAGAAATGTAGTACTTTGATATAaggcagggtggtccaagattggcagctccgcaggccacaaaattactattgcattgttcgcgggccacaatattgCCGAGAACTTCGCTCGTTTaccttcgctagttgcctcagaaAGCCATAAcaatagtcaattcagtgacattagtaatgcaacaatatgtcaaaagattttttggttaattttatgatgaaacaacacgaaatgcgattttttgattcctcaCCGAATGCGAcacgggccacagataatgaagtggcgggccacatgtggcccgtgggcctggaccaccctgatataaggctttattcaacttaaattCAAAGAACACTTAGAATTCATctaaagtaaaatataacacaagtaAATGTTgttaaacaagaaaacaaatatGTAGCGTATTGCTGATGCTAACAGTAAGCGGCTCAATagttaaatgaataaagttgaaaGAATGAACACACTACATCCACAGCACAACAATGATTGGGGTCTGATTTAAATGCTCCAACAATCATCGCTAGACTGCAGCTATATAAACAAATAGATACATTAAGGTACATTCACAAGTTATTACAGAAGGTTTCAGACTGTCTGGGTACGAAAAGAGGACtgacataatctctttccacaaaATAGCAAATGTGTTTGTGAGCTTTCtcagatcatagtctaacttcctcagacaaaacaagatataactcAATCAAACAGTGAGCTTTGTTAGCAAATACTCCCAACCATTATAATTCATCTGTGGCTCatcgggctaagcgttaggaataggCTCGCTACTGATTATTCTGCGTGGgacgcaggtttgaatcccacgTGGGAtggtgtgagaggattgctgaactcctcgccgcAGTGGGATGGATCACGCAACCGCTtgtcggtcacggcttcctccatcatcaagttcatgcttcagaaaacaaataaccaactaatcccatgcccgacatggaatggtaaaaggacgagaggccgtggttcaccatatggttaagccgtcttaccgtatttcctctcccccgggataaatatgtaaatcccatccatCTAAGAAGTTGATAATTAGGCTACTAAGCGCCATAATCAAGACCAGAATGAGAGACAATTTTTATTAAACCCAGGATGAATGAGATAAATCGTCTTTACTTCGTAAGGTGTGCTCGTAACTTTACTCacagatgagtctcctttacttctgagttggTGTTTGCGACCTTGCTTTTGATAAATTCTAAAAATTTAGCTCCAAATTTCATCGTGATTTTCAAATTCTACTGGCACCAAGCTAAAAATCCTTTGACTTAAttacaagatttttttttcaaattcaggaCAAATGAGCTTCGACGAGGAGATTTAATCGGCACAGATGACCTTGGGAATAAATATTACGAAAACAACCGATATTTTGTTGGAAGGAATCGATGGGTCGACTATGCTCAGGATACTTTCGCTCAGAAATGGGAATTCAATGCAAGTCAAGTACCTTCTGAATGGTAAGTGGGAATTAACCTTCATATTATTTCCACAGTAAAACGAAAGTACGTTTTATTAGGGTTTCAAAACTTCAcctgttttttcaattttagacAGTGCCAACTGTGTCAATTATCAGGTTTGACTATCAGAACCCAATTATTACAAAACTGTGATTTCTGAATTATTAAAACCTCAATATAAGTTTcaagttccaatatgatgggcatgaacatcagaaatgaaatgtccgaaacttacatctcatacaaaaaaattcagaagttgttgagaacagaatgggccaaagtccATTATGGGGTTAAAAAAgcaggaaggaattgaagctgaagtgccaaaaaatattgattataaagATAGTCTCATCtacattaaaataaccagagctcaggtttttactaagtgtgaatatctagaaatttaaaataaaaaaattccaaattgttttttttcgttttcccaaaactcaaaattgtgacttaggcctgttctgtttTATCCGGGGATATGACATACGCTAATTTGTTTCTACTGCATCGATGTGACTTGTGGCACTCTATCTGGGCCTTGTCTTAAACACTTAAATTAtccaaataaaaaatcatttttttaatgagAGTCAAGTTCCTCCTGAATTGTAAGCATGTTTAAGTCATAGTTTTTTAACATTTCTAATACATAGCTagatttatgtatatatatattatatagctATTAGTTTCCActtgcaaaatatattcaaatcaagTCCCTGCCAAATGGCAAGGTAATACTTGTTGAATGTTTCAATTCTTGTGTAAACTGCTTCCCACTGGGGTTTCTCTGTATAAACCCCACTAGAAGATTGCCACGTCTAACAATTGATGCTTCTGCGACAGAGGGGCCATGTTGCCTAGTGCCCATTTTTCATAGCTCATTCACATCACACCGGAATAAGCAATCTTCATGgttgagggggggggggagtaCTTTACTTTTCAAATTGTTAAACAAGTGGAAAGATGTTGGGAGCATTTTGCTTCATAGACCAGGGCTCTGTAAACGGGAAAAATTTACAATCGATGCCGAAGTCTAACATGTTTTGATAACATAAACTGTAGCGTAATGCGAATGCCATCTTGATTTTACACACTGTTGGAATCACTTAGTAAATTCAGTGCTTTTCAAGTTTAGACTTATTTACTGTAATTCAGCAAAATTGAAAGACTGAagtcgaattttgggaaaatatGCCAAACTCCATCTCCACACCCGACACACAGACAGCAAACCCAATATCACTGCATTTGTATAATAAAGCTCTAAGCtcttatggctcgtggcccgcTTCTTGGGGCACTCATCTTACCAGTGGTATTTCTAGGGTATCTTAGTTGGTAaatccaaatcccattatgatcCAATAATTCATGCACGAAAAGTGAAAACACCGTGTGAAATGACATTATCAAGCAATGGAAGTAGGAAGAACAGAAAGTTTTCTTGTATAGTGAAAAGTGCCTGTTTCGCGCCAAGCTTTTTGTGACCCCCTCCCAACTGCTCTTAGGCCCCCCCTGTTGGCCCAAAGTTCGattaacaaatttgatttttctccCAACAGGCACCGTTGGCTTCACTACATGACTGATGACCCGCCTACAAAGGTCCCTCCTACGCCACGCCCATTTATGATGAAACACGAGGCAACAAAAACTGGGACAGATGATTGTTACGTACCATATTCAACTACAAGACCGAAAATTCAATCTTGGAAACCTCCTCAATAAGAGATTTCCCCCttcttaaatttgttttttgaatCTTTGATTATTTGTCTGATAAAagatatttatgaaattatttttgtgtGTGGTTTACTGGTTTGGAGGTTTTATTCTGTGACATATCTCAAATAATAGATGCAGCGACTAACATTTAAAACAGCCTCTCCCAACTTGTTTACCCAATCCTGGATACAGTGGAGTTTAGAGAAAGACTGCAGTTAGCATCCATCTCTGAGGTGACAAAGGATTAATTTTAACTCTGTGAGACGAAAGAATTTAAGACGCTGAATTATGTTGTAAACTTTGTGTTGTCGTGAGTCCAGGACACTTATGGatacagatatttattttcgtcgttCAAAAAACATTGCATTTGAATTGAAAATCAtataaatttactaaaaaaaaatgtaatggaCGAGGGGCCGCGAAAGTATACGTGGCCTATGAGGGGAAGTGAGTCTAAAAGTCTGTTTATGAAGGAAAGTGTGGACCCCGTCACCGCAAGATTGATGTATTCGACTCTTTCTTCTTTATGTGTCCATATTTTTCGTGGTCTTCCGTGCTCGTCTCGCTATCAACAAGATGACTAAATGCCGATCTtctttttgatttctttttcttCCGTTTATTTTACTTTGTGTGGTTCGTTTAAGGgcggtggtgtggctcatcTGCTaagcgcaggttcgaatcccatgcagagatggttatgtgcgagaggattgctggactcctcgccgtcgttgggtggttcacgtaaccgctggtcggttacggcttcctccaccaccaagtccatgcttccgaaaacaaacaatataactaatcccatacccgacttggaatgataaccggacgagaggccgtggttcgccatatggataagccgtcttatcggctttcctctcccccgggataaatatgtaaatcctatcctatcctatttcatgtctgttgtcctattaaaacgcagcagtcctaaactgccgTTATAATTGTTAGtaggggtgcatgtcgcacatctgtgccttaggccagtaaggtttTGAACATGTATTCCCGTctctgttttactgtttaaatattatgcagatactgttatatttttgaggcaaataaacatacatacataccgTATC is from Styela clava chromosome 9, kaStyClav1.hap1.2, whole genome shotgun sequence and encodes:
- the LOC120339232 gene encoding NADH dehydrogenase [ubiquinone] 1 alpha subcomplex subunit 12-like, with product MSKGIVDLIRRQVRPFQEFFKLAEFTKAQDNGYFPRIRGFFVTVARTNELRRGDLIGTDDLGNKYYENNRYFVGRNRWVDYAQDTFAQKWEFNASQVPSEWHRWLHYMTDDPPTKVPPTPRPFMMKHEATKTGTDDCYVPYSTTRPKIQSWKPPQ